The following are from one region of the Marinomonas sp. CT5 genome:
- a CDS encoding VOC family protein — protein sequence MKLEHINLVVQDMETTLAFYQAAFPHWRIRAQGQADWYGVQRNWVHFGDDYQFLTFNDNGTGESRDIKSNQLGVAHFAYETQNVEAVIHRLRDAGFQESHRGRENPHRKNVYFIDPSGIELEFVQYFSDLPEERNNSEDG from the coding sequence ATGAAACTGGAACACATAAATTTAGTTGTGCAGGACATGGAAACGACCTTAGCTTTTTACCAAGCGGCCTTTCCTCATTGGCGTATTCGAGCCCAAGGTCAGGCCGATTGGTACGGCGTTCAGCGTAATTGGGTACACTTTGGCGATGATTATCAATTTCTTACCTTCAACGATAATGGCACTGGAGAAAGTCGAGACATTAAGAGTAACCAACTGGGTGTCGCGCATTTTGCTTATGAAACCCAGAATGTCGAAGCGGTTATTCACCGTTTAAGAGACGCCGGTTTTCAAGAGTCTCACCGCGGAAGAGAAAACCCTCATCGGAAAAATGTTTATTTCATTGATCCTTCCGGCATAGAGCTGGAGTTTGTGCAGTACTTTTCTGATTTACCGGAAGAGCGTAACAACAGTGAAGATGGCTAA
- the aphA gene encoding acid phosphatase AphA has product MNHTLRSITLALACVASLSANADPKTPGTHKGYSTIDMTTAGMPADVTMISVADIQKELQGKAPFAVGFDIDDTTLFSTPVFYRGQQEFSPNGYSYLTNQDFWDKANCGWDAFSMPKNIAKELIAMHQERGDRIYFITGRTGSDCDFTTEYLKKAFNIKEMHDVIFAGSSRTEYTKTKYIKNNDIKIYYGDADDDIISARNAGAEGIRVMRAANSSYKPIPKNGIYGERVLKDSQY; this is encoded by the coding sequence GTGAACCATACTTTACGCTCGATAACACTTGCACTGGCTTGTGTCGCTAGTTTATCTGCTAACGCGGACCCAAAAACACCAGGTACTCATAAAGGCTATTCCACCATTGATATGACTACGGCGGGCATGCCAGCAGATGTGACGATGATTTCTGTTGCGGATATCCAGAAAGAATTGCAGGGAAAAGCCCCTTTTGCAGTGGGTTTTGATATCGATGATACCACCTTGTTTAGCACGCCAGTTTTTTACCGTGGTCAGCAAGAGTTCTCTCCAAATGGGTATTCTTACCTAACAAATCAAGACTTTTGGGATAAGGCAAACTGTGGTTGGGACGCATTCAGCATGCCCAAGAACATTGCTAAAGAGTTGATTGCCATGCACCAAGAACGAGGTGATCGCATTTATTTCATCACTGGTCGTACCGGTTCAGATTGTGATTTCACTACAGAATATTTGAAAAAAGCATTCAATATCAAAGAGATGCATGATGTTATTTTTGCGGGATCAAGCCGTACTGAATACACGAAAACTAAGTACATCAAAAATAATGACATTAAAATCTATTACGGCGATGCAGATGATGACATTATTTCTGCCCGTAACGCAGGTGCAGAAGGAATTCGTGTGATGCGCGCGGCTAACTCTAGCTACAAACCGATTCCCAAAAATGGCATCTATGGCGAACGAGTATTAAAAGACTCTCAATACTAA
- a CDS encoding Stealth CR1 domain-containing protein: MSTNTKNHQLDPIDVVITWVDGNAIKHRQKRQKYMAMESQPLHENTVNPHRWMCNDEILYCIQSIENNAPWIGKIWIVVDDKGPDLSSLSENIRAKVHLAYHADIFAGFTHVLPTFNSLTIESMLWRIEGLSERFIYFNDDVFLAAPLKPTDVFDGLAPVLRGRWADFSKRISGSEARVDPAKFHYFMQVNAAKILGFCASELYSAAHVVHPFRRSKMAELFARFPDSFVKNIQYKFRNLEQFFPQGLHNHACILDKEAKLCTVDDHLHISSGYGKGQPLTDTLAILRKATDPAIKFLCVNDLPQLVEIIPNAADWIAQAIGGFPQKKRLSQQPDDILMDLA; encoded by the coding sequence ATGTCAACTAATACAAAGAACCATCAACTTGATCCTATTGATGTGGTTATCACTTGGGTTGATGGAAATGCCATAAAACACCGTCAGAAACGTCAAAAATACATGGCAATGGAATCCCAGCCACTGCATGAAAACACGGTAAACCCACACCGTTGGATGTGCAACGATGAAATCTTGTATTGCATCCAGTCCATTGAAAATAATGCCCCATGGATAGGAAAAATCTGGATAGTGGTTGATGACAAAGGTCCCGATTTATCAAGCCTCTCAGAAAACATTCGAGCTAAAGTGCATCTGGCTTATCATGCAGACATTTTCGCTGGCTTCACGCATGTCTTACCCACCTTTAATTCTTTGACTATTGAAAGCATGTTGTGGCGAATAGAAGGGCTGAGTGAGCGATTTATCTACTTTAATGATGATGTGTTCTTGGCTGCACCATTAAAACCGACCGATGTGTTTGATGGCCTAGCACCTGTTTTACGTGGCAGATGGGCTGATTTTAGTAAGCGAATTAGTGGCAGTGAAGCTCGTGTTGATCCGGCTAAATTTCATTATTTTATGCAGGTGAATGCCGCTAAAATCTTAGGCTTTTGTGCGTCAGAACTGTATTCCGCAGCTCATGTAGTCCATCCATTTCGACGTTCAAAAATGGCTGAACTCTTTGCTCGTTTCCCCGATAGCTTTGTAAAGAACATCCAGTATAAATTCCGCAATTTAGAACAGTTTTTTCCTCAAGGATTGCATAACCACGCCTGTATTTTGGATAAAGAAGCCAAACTCTGCACGGTAGATGACCATCTTCATATCTCTAGCGGATATGGGAAAGGACAACCTCTTACTGATACGTTAGCGATATTGCGTAAAGCGACCGATCCTGCCATCAAGTTTTTATGTGTGAATGACCTTCCTCAATTGGTAGAAATCATTCCAAACGCAGCGGATTGGATTGCTCAAGCCATTGGCGGATTTCCGCAGAAAAAGCGATTAAGTCAGCAACCGGATGACATCTTGATGGATTTGGCCTAA